In the genome of Paracoccus tegillarcae, one region contains:
- the recJ gene encoding single-stranded-DNA-specific exonuclease RecJ: MRVFLGVEQSLTGRRWIGPDPAASRLAEGLAQAASLPLPVARVLAERGVEAAEADAFLTPKLRDLLPDPLILRDMAIAAERLVIAALQRQRIAVFADYDVDGGSSAALLVWWLRALGQPDPTVYIPDRIDEGYGPNAPAIAELASSHDLIICVDCGTLSHEALAAAEGIADVMVLDHHQGGETLPPALAVVNPNRADEDGALGHLCAAGVVFLTLVQAGRGLRKAGNAEPALMALTDLVALATVADVAPLVGVNRAFVRSGLSVMARRERPGLVALSDVARLDGAPSAFHLGFLLGPRINAGGRVGRADLGARCLIAREAAEAEHLAAQLDELNRDRRTIEAAVREEALAQVEARGTAGLSWAAGDGWHPGVVGIVAARVKEATGLPSVVIGIDDGVGKGSARSVPGVDLGRAIQRLAREGLLIKGGGHAMAAGLTVAQDAIEPAMIRLAELLARDLDARSGIHDLRISGLIEPSGASIPMLRQLEDAGPFGQAAPAPRFAFADMLIDSAAVMGDSHLRLNFRSPGTPPMQAVAWGAMNTALGPALLGARGRRFHLAGKLEISTWGGRERLRLRLDDAAPA, translated from the coding sequence ATGAGGGTGTTTCTGGGTGTCGAGCAATCTTTGACCGGGCGACGCTGGATCGGCCCGGACCCGGCAGCCTCGCGGTTGGCAGAAGGTCTGGCGCAGGCCGCATCGCTGCCCTTGCCGGTGGCGCGCGTGCTGGCCGAACGCGGGGTCGAGGCGGCCGAGGCGGACGCCTTTCTGACGCCAAAACTGCGCGACCTGCTGCCCGATCCGTTGATCCTGCGCGATATGGCGATCGCAGCGGAACGCCTGGTGATTGCGGCGCTTCAAAGGCAACGGATCGCGGTCTTTGCAGATTACGATGTCGATGGCGGATCCTCGGCGGCGCTGCTGGTCTGGTGGCTGCGCGCCCTCGGGCAACCCGACCCGACCGTCTATATCCCCGACCGGATCGACGAGGGTTATGGCCCCAATGCGCCAGCCATTGCCGAACTGGCATCGTCCCATGACCTGATCATCTGCGTCGATTGCGGCACGCTGTCGCATGAGGCACTGGCGGCCGCCGAGGGCATAGCCGATGTGATGGTACTGGATCACCATCAGGGCGGCGAGACCTTGCCGCCGGCGTTAGCCGTCGTGAACCCGAACCGCGCCGATGAGGACGGCGCGCTAGGTCATCTTTGCGCCGCCGGGGTCGTGTTTCTGACACTGGTGCAGGCAGGTCGCGGGCTGCGCAAGGCCGGGAATGCCGAGCCCGCGCTGATGGCCCTGACCGATCTGGTGGCGCTGGCCACCGTGGCCGATGTGGCGCCACTGGTCGGCGTGAACCGTGCCTTTGTGCGCAGCGGTCTGTCGGTCATGGCGCGGCGGGAACGGCCGGGCCTTGTGGCGCTGTCGGATGTGGCGCGGCTGGACGGCGCGCCCAGTGCCTTTCATCTGGGGTTTCTTCTGGGGCCGCGCATCAATGCCGGTGGGCGCGTCGGCCGTGCCGATCTGGGTGCGCGCTGCCTGATCGCGCGCGAGGCAGCCGAGGCCGAACACCTGGCCGCGCAATTGGACGAATTGAACCGCGACCGCCGCACCATCGAGGCCGCCGTACGCGAAGAGGCGCTGGCCCAGGTCGAGGCACGCGGCACCGCTGGTCTTAGCTGGGCTGCGGGCGATGGCTGGCATCCGGGCGTGGTCGGTATCGTCGCGGCGCGGGTGAAAGAGGCGACCGGGTTGCCTTCGGTCGTGATCGGCATTGACGACGGTGTCGGCAAGGGCAGCGCGCGTTCTGTGCCCGGCGTCGATCTGGGCCGCGCGATCCAGCGGCTGGCCCGCGAAGGATTGCTGATCAAGGGCGGCGGGCACGCCATGGCGGCCGGATTGACCGTCGCTCAGGATGCGATCGAGCCCGCAATGATCCGGCTGGCCGAACTGCTGGCGCGCGATCTGGATGCGCGCAGCGGGATCCATGATCTGCGCATCTCTGGCCTGATCGAACCCTCAGGCGCCAGCATACCGATGCTGCGCCAGCTGGAAGATGCCGGCCCGTTCGGACAGGCGGCACCAGCGCCGCGATTTGCCTTTGCGGATATGTTGATCGACAGCGCCGCCGTCATGGGCGACAGCCATCTGCGCCTGAATTTCCGCAGCCCCGGCACCCCGCCGATGCAGGCGGTTGCCTGGGGGGCCATGAACACGGCGCTTGGTCCGGCGCTGCTGGGTGCACGCGGGCGGCGGTTTCATCTGGCGGGCAAACTGGAAATCAGCACCTGGGGCGGTCGCGAACGCCTGCGCCTTCGGCTGGACGACGCCGCGCCTGCGTAA
- a CDS encoding aminotransferase class III-fold pyridoxal phosphate-dependent enzyme, which produces MQDWAGLLRDNCGIEAALTRLNGEYDLNFRAETTEGAAFILKVMHAGCDPALIDMQIAALNHVAQQAPDLPMPRVIAARDGAQVVMATDADGQQRLVWLQTVLPGCCYADFSPHSPALIHDLGAQAGRLAAALAGFEHPVLARDFKWDLMKAHWVGAKLSVIDDGARRELLERIVEDFTALRPDLAALPLQASHNDLNDYNILVGLQDNRPLVSGLIDLGDMCATPRICDLATAAAYVVLDHPAPEHALAALVAGYHGQYPLSGSEVDLVWPLLRMRLALSVVNSTLMERDTPDDPYVTISQAPAWRFLEGNRIDPELLRCRLRTACGLPLNAAARRITDWLAQARGSFAPVIGTSLAQARMGALSVASSTIPRNPFDITPAEAATLGGDRFGPDEIWLGHYGEPRLIYTAAAFRAGPWKASSRRSVHLGVDIFAPAGQHIHAPMDAIVAVVENRTGPLDYGGMVILRHETPAGDAFHSLYGHLDFDSCAGLRPGERIDRRTAFARLGAVDCNGGWAPHLHFQLALSLAGMGADWPGVADPDDMGLWGTICPNPAALLNLPDDRVAHVATDKTHVRDVRARHFGGNLRLSYSDPVMLMRGWRHHLFDEWGRPYLDAYNNVPHVGHAHPRLQAVAADQLLRMNSNTRYLHPAQTGFAEKLLTKLPPELSVCWFVNSGSEANELALRLARAASGGKAMITPDHGYHGNTTGAIDLSAYKFNAPGGVGQPDWVELVDIPDDYRGAYLRGDPQAGEGYAAQVDAAIARLTGRGQRLAGFIAETYPSVGGQIIPPPGYLQGVYARIRAAGGVCIADEVQTGLGRLGSHYFAFEAQGVLPDIVVLGKPIGNGHPIGVVITTPAIARAFEKGPEFFSTFGGSTLSCRMGKTVLDIVDDEGLMQNAQAMGERLMQGLAGLAARHALIGDVRGQGLFIGVEMVTDRDLRHPATRQTSYVLNRMREERVLIGCEGPDNNILKIRPPLTIDAEDVDMLLDRLDLILSENGSQP; this is translated from the coding sequence ATGCAAGATTGGGCCGGATTGCTGCGCGACAACTGCGGTATCGAGGCCGCCCTGACGCGGCTCAATGGCGAATATGATCTGAACTTCAGGGCAGAAACCACGGAAGGCGCGGCCTTTATCCTCAAGGTGATGCACGCGGGCTGCGATCCGGCATTGATCGACATGCAGATCGCTGCACTGAATCATGTGGCGCAGCAGGCACCCGATCTGCCGATGCCTCGGGTAATCGCGGCCAGGGATGGGGCGCAGGTGGTGATGGCCACGGATGCGGATGGGCAGCAGCGGCTGGTCTGGCTGCAAACCGTTCTGCCGGGCTGTTGCTACGCCGATTTCTCGCCGCATTCGCCTGCGCTGATCCATGATCTGGGCGCTCAGGCGGGGCGGCTTGCCGCAGCCCTGGCCGGATTTGAGCATCCGGTGCTGGCGCGCGATTTCAAATGGGATCTGATGAAGGCGCATTGGGTCGGGGCCAAGCTGTCGGTGATCGACGACGGGGCGCGGCGCGAGTTGCTGGAACGGATTGTTGAAGATTTCACTGCCTTGCGCCCGGACCTTGCGGCGCTGCCTCTGCAGGCGTCGCATAACGATCTGAACGACTATAATATTCTGGTCGGCCTGCAGGATAACCGACCGCTTGTGTCAGGGTTGATCGACCTTGGTGACATGTGCGCGACGCCGCGTATCTGCGATCTGGCAACGGCTGCGGCCTATGTCGTGCTGGACCACCCTGCGCCAGAACATGCGCTGGCAGCGCTCGTGGCGGGTTATCATGGCCAATATCCCCTCTCTGGCTCAGAGGTCGACCTGGTCTGGCCGTTGCTGCGAATGCGGCTGGCGCTGAGCGTGGTGAATTCGACGCTGATGGAACGGGACACGCCGGACGATCCCTATGTCACCATCTCGCAAGCACCTGCCTGGCGGTTTCTCGAAGGCAACAGGATCGATCCCGAATTGCTGCGCTGCCGCCTGCGTACCGCCTGCGGCCTGCCGCTGAATGCCGCCGCCCGACGCATCACCGATTGGCTTGCACAGGCGCGCGGCAGCTTTGCCCCGGTGATCGGCACCTCGCTGGCGCAGGCGCGCATGGGGGCGTTGTCGGTTGCGTCATCGACCATTCCGCGCAACCCGTTCGACATCACCCCGGCAGAGGCGGCGACCCTGGGCGGCGACCGCTTCGGGCCAGACGAAATCTGGCTGGGTCACTACGGCGAGCCGCGCCTGATCTACACCGCCGCCGCCTTTCGCGCGGGTCCGTGGAAGGCCTCATCTCGGCGCAGCGTTCATCTGGGCGTCGATATCTTTGCGCCTGCGGGTCAGCATATCCACGCGCCGATGGACGCGATTGTCGCGGTGGTCGAGAATCGAACCGGACCGCTGGATTATGGCGGCATGGTGATCCTGCGCCATGAAACGCCGGCTGGCGATGCGTTCCACAGCCTGTACGGGCATCTCGATTTCGACAGTTGTGCCGGGCTGCGTCCGGGCGAGCGGATTGACCGGCGTACGGCTTTTGCCCGGCTTGGGGCGGTAGATTGCAACGGTGGCTGGGCGCCGCATCTGCATTTCCAGCTTGCGCTGAGCCTTGCCGGCATGGGTGCCGACTGGCCCGGTGTGGCCGATCCCGATGACATGGGGCTGTGGGGGACGATCTGTCCAAACCCCGCCGCGCTGCTGAACCTGCCAGATGATCGTGTCGCCCATGTCGCGACCGACAAGACCCATGTCCGCGACGTCAGGGCGCGGCACTTTGGCGGCAATCTCAGGCTGAGCTATTCCGATCCGGTGATGCTGATGCGTGGCTGGCGACATCATCTGTTCGACGAATGGGGCAGGCCCTATCTGGACGCCTATAACAATGTGCCGCATGTGGGCCATGCCCATCCGCGTCTGCAGGCGGTGGCCGCAGATCAATTGCTGCGGATGAATTCTAACACCCGCTATCTGCACCCTGCCCAGACAGGGTTCGCAGAAAAGCTGCTGACAAAACTGCCGCCCGAGCTGTCGGTTTGCTGGTTCGTGAATTCCGGCAGCGAGGCCAACGAACTGGCCCTGCGGCTGGCGCGCGCGGCAAGCGGTGGCAAGGCGATGATCACGCCCGATCACGGCTATCATGGCAACACCACCGGCGCGATCGACCTCTCGGCCTACAAGTTCAACGCACCCGGCGGGGTTGGTCAGCCTGACTGGGTCGAGTTGGTCGACATTCCCGACGACTATCGCGGCGCTTACCTGCGCGGTGATCCGCAGGCCGGCGAAGGCTATGCGGCGCAGGTCGATGCGGCGATTGCGCGGCTGACGGGCAGGGGACAACGACTGGCCGGTTTCATCGCCGAGACCTACCCCTCGGTCGGGGGGCAGATCATCCCGCCGCCGGGTTATCTGCAAGGGGTCTATGCCCGCATCCGCGCGGCGGGTGGCGTCTGCATCGCCGATGAAGTGCAAACCGGACTGGGGCGGCTCGGATCGCATTATTTCGCGTTCGAGGCGCAGGGTGTGCTGCCCGATATCGTGGTGCTGGGCAAACCCATCGGCAACGGCCACCCGATCGGTGTGGTCATCACCACGCCCGCGATTGCACGCGCCTTTGAAAAGGGCCCCGAGTTCTTTTCGACCTTTGGCGGCTCTACCCTCTCATGCCGGATGGGCAAGACGGTGCTGGATATCGTGGATGACGAAGGGCTGATGCAGAACGCGCAGGCAATGGGCGAACGGCTGATGCAAGGGCTGGCCGGGCTGGCGGCGCGGCATGCCCTGATCGGCGATGTGCGCGGCCAGGGGCTGTTCATCGGGGTCGAGATGGTCACGGATCGCGACCTGCGCCATCCCGCCACACGCCAGACCAGCTATGTGCTGAACCGGATGCGCGAAGAGCGTGTCCTGATCGGCTGCGAAGGGCCTGACAACAATATCCTGAAAATCAGGCCGCCGCTGACCATCGACGCCGAAGATGTGGACATGCTGCTGGACCGGCTGGATCTGATCCTGTCCGAAAACGGCAGTCAGCCGTGA
- a CDS encoding GntR family transcriptional regulator, with product MQKAVTQHETELVLPTLDPPTRPSVADQVFNVLQQRILTLELPPLAKISETDIGKRMGVSRQPVREAFKRLERLGFLQIRPQSGSVVSLISEEAILRARFIRTALETQTTRAACEVLSAEDIAMLQAILDQQGVAVDSNDAPLFHKLDEDFHRGICRLSGHDYVWDLIQDHKAHMDRVRMLSLSSTSQQLALREHIVILAAIAARDSEAAAEAMTRHLSRIEVLIQQIKDQNHNWFVDMVR from the coding sequence TTGCAAAAAGCCGTAACCCAGCACGAGACAGAATTGGTCCTGCCCACGCTGGATCCGCCCACCCGGCCAAGCGTCGCCGATCAGGTGTTCAACGTGCTACAGCAGCGCATCCTGACACTGGAGCTGCCACCCCTGGCAAAGATCAGCGAAACCGATATCGGCAAGCGCATGGGGGTCTCGCGCCAACCCGTCCGAGAGGCCTTCAAGCGGTTGGAAAGGCTTGGCTTCCTACAGATCAGACCGCAAAGCGGATCGGTCGTCAGCCTGATCTCGGAAGAGGCGATCTTGCGCGCGCGTTTTATTCGCACTGCGCTGGAAACGCAGACAACGCGCGCCGCCTGCGAGGTGTTGTCAGCCGAAGATATCGCGATGTTGCAGGCCATTCTTGACCAGCAGGGCGTCGCCGTCGACAGCAACGACGCCCCGCTGTTTCACAAGCTGGACGAAGATTTTCACCGCGGGATCTGCAGACTGTCCGGCCATGATTATGTCTGGGATCTGATCCAGGATCACAAGGCGCATATGGATCGGGTGCGGATGCTGTCGCTCAGTTCCACCTCGCAGCAACTGGCGCTGCGCGAGCATATCGTGATCCTCGCCGCAATCGCGGCGCGCGACAGCGAGGCAGCAGCCGAGGCCATGACACGGCATCTGTCTCGCATCGAGGTGCTGATTCAGCAGATCAAGGATCAGAACCACAATTGGTTCGTCGATATGGTCCGCTGA
- the uxaC gene encoding glucuronate isomerase, whose amino-acid sequence MTLLDEDRLFPTEPAVRGLARALYDEISDLPIISPHGHTDPRWFAENQPFPDPAQLFVTPDHYVFRMLHSQGIPLEDLGVPRVDGGATETDSRKIWRLFAENFHLFRGTPSRMWVEHAFQEVFGVTKRFSAETADEIYDQISDCLGRDDFRPRALFERFNIEAISTTESALDDLKWHKMIRDSGWGGNVVTAYRPDAVVDPEFDGFAQNIARLGDLAGEDATSWTGYLAAHRNRRAFFKSFGATSSDHGHATARTEDLPQDVAAKLFDKALQGKCSADEADMFRGHMLTEMARMSLDDGLVLQIHPGSARNHSADITARFGRDKGYDIPTRTDYVTALRPLLNAVGERSDMTVILFTLDETSYTRELAPLAGVYPALKLGPPWWFYDSYEGMMRFREMATETAGFYNTVGFNDDTRAFCSIPARHDVARRVDCSFLANLVATGRLAEDEAPEVAHDLTYRLAKQAYRL is encoded by the coding sequence ATGACACTGCTTGACGAAGATCGACTGTTTCCGACCGAGCCCGCAGTCCGCGGTCTGGCTCGTGCGCTTTATGACGAGATAAGCGATCTGCCGATCATCAGCCCCCACGGTCACACCGACCCGCGCTGGTTTGCTGAAAACCAGCCGTTTCCAGACCCGGCCCAATTGTTCGTGACGCCTGATCACTACGTATTCAGGATGCTGCATTCACAAGGCATCCCGTTGGAAGATCTGGGTGTCCCGCGTGTCGATGGTGGCGCAACAGAAACGGATTCGCGCAAGATCTGGCGGCTGTTCGCCGAGAATTTCCACCTGTTCCGTGGCACGCCGTCGCGCATGTGGGTCGAACATGCGTTCCAGGAGGTGTTCGGCGTCACCAAACGGTTTTCCGCCGAGACCGCAGATGAAATCTATGACCAGATCAGCGATTGCCTTGGCCGCGACGATTTCCGTCCCCGTGCCCTGTTCGAGCGTTTCAATATCGAGGCGATCTCGACGACCGAAAGCGCGCTGGACGATCTGAAATGGCACAAGATGATCCGCGATAGCGGTTGGGGCGGCAACGTCGTGACCGCCTATCGTCCCGATGCCGTGGTCGATCCCGAATTCGACGGTTTCGCGCAGAACATCGCGCGGTTGGGCGATTTGGCCGGGGAAGATGCGACCAGCTGGACCGGATACCTGGCCGCGCATCGCAACCGCCGTGCATTCTTCAAATCCTTCGGCGCCACCTCCAGCGACCATGGCCACGCAACCGCGCGCACAGAGGATCTGCCGCAGGATGTGGCGGCCAAGCTGTTTGACAAGGCGCTGCAGGGCAAATGCTCGGCGGACGAGGCCGATATGTTCCGCGGTCACATGCTGACCGAAATGGCGCGGATGAGCCTGGATGACGGGCTGGTTCTGCAGATCCATCCGGGATCAGCACGCAACCACTCGGCCGATATCACCGCGCGGTTCGGCCGCGACAAGGGCTACGATATTCCGACGCGCACCGACTATGTCACTGCGCTGCGTCCGCTGCTGAATGCGGTGGGCGAACGGTCCGATATGACCGTCATTCTGTTTACGCTGGATGAGACCAGCTACACGCGCGAGCTCGCGCCGCTGGCTGGTGTTTATCCGGCGCTGAAACTGGGGCCGCCATGGTGGTTCTATGACAGCTATGAAGGGATGATGCGGTTCCGCGAAATGGCGACCGAGACCGCCGGTTTCTACAACACCGTCGGCTTCAATGACGACACCCGCGCATTTTGTTCCATCCCCGCAAGGCATGACGTCGCACGGCGGGTGGATTGTTCGTTCCTGGCCAATCTGGTCGCCACAGGGCGGCTGGCCGAGGACGAAGCACCAGAGGTCGCACATGACCTTACCTACCGGCTTGCCAAGCAGGCCTACAGGCTCTGA
- a CDS encoding TRAP transporter substrate-binding protein encodes MFKLVIPTLLASTALVSAANACETTLRSSDTHPDGYPTVVAVERMGEMLEERSEGRLCIEVFHSAQLGEEKDTIEQTQFGVIDMNRVSLGPFNNIIEETQVPSLPYIFRSVEHMHKVMDGPVGQQILDAFGDHDLVGLAFYDGGSRSFYNSEKPITSMADMEGMKFRVMQSDMFVDMVSALGANATPMPYGEVYSGIQTGVIDGAENNWPSYDSSGHFEVAKYYTMDEHLIVPEVLVMSRTAFDGLSAEDQELVRQAAKDSVPVMRELWAAREAESEAKVREAGVEIVTDIDKTPFIEAMVPVYEKYVTSPVLQQMVQDIQATE; translated from the coding sequence ATGTTTAAATTGGTGATCCCGACGCTGCTTGCCAGCACCGCGCTCGTATCGGCGGCAAACGCCTGCGAGACGACATTGCGGTCCTCGGACACGCATCCCGACGGCTATCCCACGGTGGTCGCCGTGGAGAGGATGGGCGAGATGCTGGAAGAGCGCAGCGAAGGCCGTCTGTGCATCGAGGTTTTCCACTCGGCGCAATTGGGTGAGGAAAAGGACACGATCGAACAGACGCAGTTCGGCGTGATCGACATGAATCGCGTTTCTCTTGGGCCGTTCAACAACATCATCGAGGAAACCCAGGTGCCCTCGCTGCCCTATATCTTCCGCTCGGTCGAGCACATGCACAAGGTCATGGACGGCCCCGTAGGCCAGCAGATCCTGGATGCCTTTGGCGATCACGATCTGGTCGGGCTGGCGTTTTATGATGGTGGCTCGCGCAGCTTCTACAATTCCGAAAAGCCGATCACCTCGATGGCCGACATGGAGGGGATGAAGTTCCGCGTGATGCAGTCGGACATGTTCGTCGATATGGTCAGCGCCCTGGGCGCCAATGCGACGCCCATGCCTTACGGCGAGGTCTATTCCGGGATCCAGACCGGCGTCATCGACGGCGCCGAGAACAACTGGCCATCCTATGACAGTTCCGGCCATTTCGAGGTCGCGAAATACTATACGATGGACGAGCATCTGATCGTACCCGAAGTGCTGGTCATGTCGCGTACCGCTTTTGACGGCCTGAGTGCCGAAGATCAGGAACTGGTCCGGCAGGCAGCCAAGGATTCGGTGCCGGTCATGCGCGAGTTGTGGGCGGCCCGCGAGGCAGAGTCCGAGGCCAAGGTGCGCGAGGCCGGCGTCGAGATCGTGACCGATATCGACAAGACCCCGTTCATCGAGGCGATGGTGCCGGTCTACGAGAAATATGTCACCTCGCCGGTGCTGCAGCAGATGGTGCAGGACATCCAGGCGACCGAATGA
- a CDS encoding TRAP transporter small permease has translation MQDRMKSIAEATGLLARAALWLAGIGLVLMTALIAAQVFWRYILNDSIIWTEPASVMIMGWFIFLGAAVGIREGYHLSFDVLLYVLPDTVKKILHSVSDLAVGGFGVGMIWYGWQLAAKTAGNTLPSLGISGAFDFAPIIGGGALVVLFSIERILRRAAGLHTARFGEEPLEDG, from the coding sequence ATGCAAGACAGGATGAAGTCCATCGCCGAGGCAACCGGCCTGCTGGCCCGTGCGGCGCTGTGGCTGGCCGGGATCGGTCTGGTCCTGATGACCGCGCTGATCGCGGCGCAGGTTTTCTGGCGCTATATCCTGAATGACAGCATCATCTGGACCGAGCCTGCCTCGGTCATGATCATGGGCTGGTTCATCTTTCTGGGTGCGGCCGTCGGCATCCGCGAGGGCTATCACCTGTCCTTCGACGTGCTGCTGTATGTGCTGCCCGATACCGTCAAGAAAATCCTGCATTCAGTGTCCGATCTGGCGGTCGGCGGCTTTGGCGTCGGCATGATCTGGTATGGCTGGCAACTGGCCGCCAAGACCGCCGGGAATACGCTGCCCAGCCTTGGCATTTCAGGCGCGTTCGACTTTGCCCCGATCATCGGAGGCGGCGCGCTGGTCGTGCTGTTCTCGATCGAGCGCATCTTGCGACGTGCAGCCGGTCTGCACACCGCTCGCTTTGGCGAAGAGCCGTTGGAGGACGGGTGA
- a CDS encoding TRAP transporter large permease produces the protein MELYVLFGTFVFLLLIGTPVAFCLGVASFATVIYLDLPPVVVFQRLNSGVSVFALMAIPFFIYAGDLMVRGDIARRLVALAGAFVGHLRGGLGQVNVLSSVMFGGVSGSAAADASAVGGLMVPQMKARGYDVDYAVNITVVSSIIALLLPPSHNMIIYSIAAGGRISIADLFTAGIVPGLLLALVLMIASWWVAVRKGYPVQAFEGFGRIGHYFVSALPGLVLVAIIFGGVRSGIFTASESSNIAVVYALLVTFFVYRSLSWHDFVEATFAAVRTTAMVLMVIGCAASFGWLLAFLKVPASMVTLLQNVSDNPIVILLLLNVVLLILGTFMDMSPLIIITTPIFLPVAVAFGIDPVHFGVILILNLGIGLCTPPVGAVLFVGCAVGRIPIWDAVRTIWPFYGAAFAVLMLVTYIPALSLWLPAQFR, from the coding sequence ATGGAACTGTATGTCCTGTTTGGAACCTTCGTCTTTCTCCTGCTGATCGGCACGCCGGTGGCCTTTTGTCTGGGCGTGGCCAGTTTCGCGACCGTCATCTATCTGGACCTGCCGCCCGTCGTGGTGTTCCAGCGGCTGAATTCCGGTGTGTCGGTGTTCGCGCTGATGGCCATTCCGTTCTTTATCTATGCCGGCGACCTGATGGTGCGCGGTGACATTGCCCGCCGTCTGGTCGCTCTTGCGGGCGCCTTTGTCGGGCATCTGCGCGGCGGGCTGGGGCAGGTCAACGTGCTGTCCTCGGTCATGTTCGGCGGGGTTTCGGGTTCGGCCGCGGCCGATGCCAGCGCCGTGGGCGGGCTGATGGTGCCGCAGATGAAAGCGCGCGGATATGATGTCGATTATGCGGTGAACATCACCGTGGTCAGCTCGATCATCGCGCTGTTGCTGCCGCCGTCGCATAACATGATCATCTATTCCATCGCGGCAGGGGGACGGATCTCCATCGCGGATCTGTTCACCGCCGGGATCGTGCCGGGATTGCTGCTGGCCCTGGTGCTGATGATCGCATCCTGGTGGGTTGCCGTGCGCAAGGGCTATCCCGTTCAGGCCTTCGAGGGCTTTGGAAGGATCGGCCATTACTTCGTCTCGGCGCTGCCCGGACTTGTGTTGGTAGCGATCATCTTCGGGGGCGTACGCTCGGGTATCTTTACCGCCTCGGAATCGTCGAATATCGCGGTGGTCTACGCGCTGTTGGTGACCTTCTTCGTCTATCGCAGCCTCAGCTGGCACGATTTTGTCGAGGCGACATTCGCGGCCGTCCGCACCACAGCCATGGTACTGATGGTGATCGGCTGTGCGGCCTCATTCGGCTGGCTGCTGGCATTTCTCAAGGTGCCGGCCTCGATGGTCACGCTGCTGCAGAACGTATCGGACAATCCGATCGTCATCCTGTTGCTGCTGAACGTCGTTTTGCTGATCCTTGGCACTTTCATGGACATGTCGCCGCTGATCATCATCACCACGCCGATCTTCTTGCCCGTCGCCGTCGCCTTTGGCATCGACCCGGTGCATTTCGGGGTGATCCTGATCCTGAACCTTGGCATCGGTTTGTGTACGCCACCGGTGGGTGCGGTTCTGTTCGTCGGCTGTGCCGTTGGGCGCATACCGATCTGGGACGCCGTTCGCACGATCTGGCCGTTCTACGGCGCCGCCTTCGCTGTGCTGATGCTTGTCACCTATATCCCTGCGCTGTCGCTGTGGCTGCCCGCGCAGTTCCGCTGA